In one Pseudomonas sp. Bout1 genomic region, the following are encoded:
- a CDS encoding intermembrane transport protein PqiB has translation MASKTPDNPLTPGQPAIKTRRFSVSLVWIVPIVAVLVGISLVVHSILQQGPSITITFKTGSGLTANKTDVKYRNVVIGQVTDVELSDDQKSVNATIKLAKQAESFTRQDSQFWVVRPRIGAGGVSGIDTLLSGDYIGADIGQSDTRAKQFTGLENPPPITYGEPGKRFTLHTQDLGSLDIGSPVYYRKIPVGQVVAYALDADGKGVNIDVFVHAPNDAYVTENTRFWNASGIDVSVGANGFALKTESLSSMLVGGIAFLAPPYSPNDLPAAEEHSYELFADQQTALAPPNGKAQYLNLRFDQALRGLTVGAPVEFLGIEFGKVVSINLDFDEKKRSFPVNVGIVIYPQRLGEANTKMLTALKHDPNDEAGGVRLMGSFIEHGLRAQARSGNLLTGQLYIALDFFPKADKVVFDPNQRPVNIPTIPGNLEQLQEKLEGIVNKISQLPIDRIAGNLDGSLVELRKGLGQFNAKTLPGVQNTLADVSKTLQSASSTLAEDSPQREQLTQTLDELGRMSRSLRELSDYLARHPESLIRGRPDNAAPSDLQGPPRK, from the coding sequence ATGGCGTCGAAAACCCCTGACAACCCGCTGACACCGGGCCAGCCTGCGATCAAGACGCGGCGCTTCAGCGTGTCGCTGGTGTGGATCGTGCCGATTGTCGCGGTGCTGGTGGGCATTTCGCTGGTGGTGCACAGCATCCTCCAGCAGGGGCCAAGCATTACCATTACCTTTAAGACCGGCAGCGGCCTCACTGCCAACAAGACCGACGTCAAATATCGCAATGTGGTGATCGGCCAGGTGACTGACGTGGAGTTGAGCGACGACCAGAAAAGCGTCAACGCCACGATCAAACTGGCCAAGCAGGCGGAAAGCTTCACCCGGCAAGACTCGCAATTCTGGGTGGTGCGCCCGCGTATCGGCGCGGGGGGTGTGTCGGGCATCGACACGCTGCTCTCCGGGGATTACATCGGCGCCGACATCGGCCAGTCCGATACACGTGCCAAACAGTTCACCGGCCTGGAGAACCCGCCGCCCATCACCTATGGCGAGCCCGGCAAGCGCTTCACACTGCACACCCAGGATTTGGGTTCGCTGGACATCGGCTCCCCCGTCTACTACCGCAAAATTCCCGTCGGCCAAGTGGTGGCCTATGCCCTCGATGCCGACGGCAAAGGCGTGAACATCGATGTGTTCGTGCACGCGCCCAATGACGCCTACGTCACCGAAAACACGCGTTTCTGGAACGCCAGCGGCATTGATGTCAGCGTCGGCGCCAACGGGTTCGCGCTCAAAACCGAATCCTTGTCGTCGATGCTGGTGGGCGGCATCGCCTTCCTGGCGCCGCCGTACAGCCCCAACGACCTGCCGGCTGCCGAGGAGCATTCCTATGAGCTGTTCGCCGACCAGCAAACCGCGCTGGCCCCGCCCAATGGCAAGGCGCAATACCTGAACCTGCGTTTCGACCAGGCTTTGCGCGGGCTCACGGTGGGCGCGCCAGTGGAGTTCCTGGGGATCGAGTTTGGCAAAGTGGTGTCGATCAACCTGGATTTCGACGAGAAAAAACGCAGCTTCCCGGTTAACGTCGGCATCGTGATCTACCCGCAGCGCCTGGGCGAAGCCAACACCAAAATGCTTACTGCCTTGAAGCATGACCCTAACGATGAAGCCGGTGGTGTGCGCCTGATGGGCAGCTTCATCGAGCACGGACTGCGTGCCCAGGCCCGCAGCGGCAACCTGCTCACAGGCCAGTTGTATATCGCCCTGGACTTCTTCCCCAAGGCCGACAAAGTCGTGTTCGACCCGAACCAGCGCCCCGTCAATATCCCGACCATCCCCGGCAACCTGGAACAGCTGCAGGAAAAACTCGAAGGCATCGTCAACAAGATCAGCCAACTGCCGATCGATCGCATTGCCGGCAACCTTGATGGCAGCCTGGTGGAACTGCGCAAAGGCCTCGGCCAGTTCAACGCCAAGACACTGCCGGGCGTGCAGAACACCTTGGCCGACGTGAGTAAAACCTTGCAGTCCGCCAGTTCGACCCTGGCCGAAGATTCGCCGCAACGAGAGCAATTGACCCAGACCCTGGATGAGCTGGGCCGCATGTCACGCTCCCTGCGAGAGCTCTCGGATTACCTGGCACGCCATCCCGAATCCCTGATTCGTGGTCGCCCCGATAACGCTGCGCCGTCGGACCTGCAAGGGCCGCCGCGCAAATGA
- a CDS encoding PqiC family protein, with product MAFPLKITLITGLLLLAACRSEPIQFHTLTPVHRSTASLAAGGEIRIESITVPPQVDRPQIVIRQGDSGVAILETQWWAASLVDELRSALVDQLASHRKNLSVRIDVQRFDSIPGQYALLDVKWRLRQTGTDERTPLTCRTVVQSPAGSTIDDLVIAQQNNVKRFAALLSQVADTSASECPAAQ from the coding sequence ATGGCCTTTCCACTGAAGATCACGCTGATCACCGGGTTGCTGCTACTTGCGGCGTGCCGCAGTGAGCCGATTCAATTTCACACCCTGACGCCGGTACACCGCAGCACTGCGTCACTGGCCGCTGGGGGTGAGATCCGGATTGAAAGCATCACCGTCCCGCCGCAGGTCGACCGGCCGCAGATTGTCATTCGCCAGGGCGACAGCGGCGTGGCCATTCTTGAGACGCAATGGTGGGCCGCCAGCCTGGTGGATGAGTTACGCAGCGCGCTGGTGGATCAACTCGCCAGCCACCGGAAAAACCTGTCGGTGCGCATTGACGTTCAGCGCTTTGACTCGATCCCCGGTCAGTACGCCCTGCTCGACGTCAAATGGCGGCTTCGCCAGACGGGAACCGATGAACGCACGCCCCTGACGTGCCGCACGGTGGTGCAGTCGCCCGCAGGTTCCACCATCGATGACTTGGTGATCGCCCAGCAAAACAACGTCAAACGGTTTGCCGCGCTGCTCAGTCAGGTCGCCGACACATCAGCCAGTGAATGCCCTGCCGCGCAGTAA